The Synechocystis sp. PCC 6714 genome includes the window TGTTGCTTCCGGCACCCTAGGACAAATTATTCCCCCTAGCGTGGTTTTGATCGTTCTAGCTGACCAATTGGGGGTTTCAGTGGGGGATTTATTCATTGGTTCCCTCCTGCCGGGGTTGATGATGGCTGGTAGTTTTGCCCTCTACGTCCTCATCATTGCCTGGCTCAAACCAACCTTAGCCCCAGCTTTGCCAATGGAGGTGAGAAATATCGGCGGCCAGGAATTACGCAGGCGCATTGTTACGGTTATGCTCCCCCCCCTAATTTTAATTCTGCTGGTATTGGGGAGTATTTTCTTCGGCATTGCTAGCCCCACGGAAGCGGGAGCTGTGGGCTCCATCGGGGCGATCGCCCTGGCTTATTTTAATCAACGTCTGAACTGGAAATCCCTCTGGCAGGTGTGTGACGCCACCCTCCGCATCACTAGCATGGTCATGCTAATTCTCTTGGGATCCACCGCGTTTAGCTTAGTATTCCGGGGACTAGAAGGCGATCGATTTATGTTTGATCTTTTGGCTAATGTACCCGGTGGCCAAATCGGATTTTTAGCCATTAGCATGTTGACCATTTTTATATTGGGATTCTTCATTGACTTTTTTGAAATTGCCTTTATTGTTTTACCCTTATTCAAGCCTGTGGCGGAAGCACTAAACCTCGATTTAGTTTGGTACGGCGTCATTGTGGGGGCTAATTTGCAAACTTCTTTCCTCACGCCGCCCTTTGGTTTTGCGCTATTTTATCTGCGGGGAGTGGCACCGGCTAGCTTGACCACTGGGCAGATTTACCGAGGAGCCGTACCATTTATTGGCTTACAAATTTTAGTGTTATTGTTGATTATTGTTTTCCCTGCCTTGGTCAACTGGCTACCTTCTTTAAGCGTTCAATAAAACATTTAGTTCTTTCCCTATCTGGGAAATTTTTCTGCTTTTTTATCTATACTACTCATTCCATGCGTGGCACCATTTTAGCTAGTTGCGTACTATCCTTAACTCTTGGTTTTAGCGCCAATGTGACAGCCCAAACCATGGCGGTTGAGATAAATGGAATGGCAATGGCCAGTCGAGAAGCCAGCTTAGAAACCATTCGGCAACGGGGGAAATTAAGGGTGGGGATTAAGGATAATTTGCGGCCATTGGGTTTTCGGGATGGGCAAGGACAATTAGTTGGCTTAGAAATTGCCCTGGCCCATCGTCTAGCTCTAGCTTTACTGGGGGATGAAAAAGCAGTGGAGTTAATTCCGGTGCAAAATCAAGACCGGTTACCCTTACTACTCAATGGTGACGTGGATTTCATCATCGCCCAAATGGGCCAAAATCCCGCCCGAGATCGCCTGGTGGACTTTTCCCCTCCCTATTACCTCGATGGGGTGGGTTTAATTAGCAAAAATCAGCAATTGACCAACTTGGAGCGGCAACAGCCCCATACCATTGCGGTGCTTAATAATAGTGGCACCATCCCCGTTATTAAACAGGCGTTTCCCCAGGCTACCCTCGTAGGGGTCGATTCCTACGATCAAGCTTATAGAGCATTAGAACAGGGGCAAGCTATGGCCTTTGCCGGGGACAACTCTGTGCTGAGCGGCTGGGTGCAATCCCAACCTGATTATTACCATTGGCCATTGCAATTAACAGTCAACCCGTTGGCGATCGCCATGGCCAAAGGACTACAACACCAAGCTTTGCAACGGGAAGTTAACCAAACCCTATTGGAGTTGCGTGCTTCCGGTTGGCTCCGGCAACAATGGAAAATGTGGGGACTCCCCTTTTGATGCTTTGGACTGACTCAGAAAAGACCACGTTAGTCAACAACACTTAACAAAGGTTTACAATCTCCCTAGGTTTTGTTAATCTAGGCTTATCGAAGTTGGTTTACTTGGAGAAATCAAACATGCAATCCTCACAGACCTGGGCGATGTCCTCCACAGGCGTAGTCACGAAACAAACCAACTGGCTCTCCCTCCTGTTTTTCCTCATGGGAGCCATGAATGTTTACATCTTTTTTCGCCATCAACGGGATTGGCTACAGCAACAAGGACTTCGTCTGGTCAAAGTTGCCCTAGCGTCCTTTGGTTGTGCTGCCTTGCTAGAAACACTAATTTTCTAGGTTTATCTAGTGGCACAGATTATCCTTGAGCTGAATTAGGACTGCAATTTTCAGCCGGCATAGGCCGCCTTTAGCCCCCCGAAACAGTTAATGTTTATTCCCTGGCGTCCCTGATGGCTGTTATGGTTATCCTGAAGATATCCAAGTCCCACCACCCCTTCCCGTAACATTGCCGGATCGGCGATCGCCTCCTGCCAATGATCCCTTTGCGCCACGGTACTATTCCAAATCACCTGGGAAAGATTGGCTCCCGTTAGGTCCGCTCCAGTGAGGTCTGCGCCGGTAAAATTAGCTCCCGTTAGGTCAGTCCCCCGTAAGTTAGCTCCCCGCAAACTAGAGCGACGACAGTCAGCTCCCCGTAGACAACTGCCTGTTAACTTAGCGCCGTCCATGGCCAGACCTTGGAGGCAAATATTACTCAGATCCATTTCTTTCATAAAAGCCCGGCGTAAATCTGCTTCCCATAACTTAGCTCCATTGAGATTGGCCAAACTAAGGCGGGACTCCTGCAAATTAGCCCAGGACAAATCTGCACCTTGCAAATTGGCCTCCCGCAAATTAACGGCAAAAACATTAGCCCCGGCTAGATTGGCTCCCGCTAGATTTGCTCCCCGGAGATTGGCATGGCCTAAGGTTGCCCCGGTCAGCTTAGCCCCCTGGAAATTGGTTTTGACGGCGAAAGCTCCGTAGAGGCTGGCTTTAGTCAAGTCGGCGCAAGTTAAATCTGCTTGGTTCAATTTAGCGTAAGTCAAATCCGCCCAGTTCATTTGGCAATGGTCCAAACGGGCTTTAGTCAGAAAAGTGCGCTGCAAATTACAGCCAATCAGGTTAGCTCGCTCGAAATCGACCGAGATCAAAGTAAACCCCGATAGATCGGCATTTTGCAAATTTTCCCGGGGGAAGTGGCGCACACCGTGCTCATAGGCCCGCAGGAGAGGATTAATGTTCATAGACAAGGAAGCTCCATGTCGAGAATGGTAACTGTTGCCCCTCTTTGTCCAGCGCGTTTGGGCGGTGGCAATCCTGATCAGTGGAAGCACAACAGCGACGTTTACTAGATATTTCCCCAGAAAAATCCTTGCGTCTGTAATGGATTTTACCTAAAACAATCTATTTGGCTACACTTTTTAGCTGAGCTGACACAATTCTTAATTGTTTATTAAGAATAAAATAATCTATGCCTTAAGGTGGATATGATAATCTGTGTTCCTTATTGGGTAGGGCTTTGCTGAAAATATTTTTTGGCAAAAATCACATATCTGCTCCAGGTGATTGTTAACCTTTTGTATTCAAGCTATAAATTCATTAACAAATAATTTCAATAAGTTTTATGAATTTAACTGTGCCTCTAGAATTGCTAAAAATCCTTTGCCCAAGTCAATTTAGGATGCCCATGGGGCAGAAGGGGCTGTGAACTTCCACAGAGGCAAGGAATTGAGAAAAACTTTACAAAGCAAGCAAGGAGCAAGAATTAATCTTGTTAATCTTGGACGATGTGCCAAGGTGGAAGAGTATGATCAAAGGGGTGCAAACTAAAAACTTAACATCCCAGTCCCCCTTCTCCTAAGCCACAATTTTTTCCAGTTCCATGGCCCGTTCCCAACCCCCAGCCCGCATTGTCTACCAAGAATTTGGCCCCCTAGCAGAGCCAGCATCGGAGGAAGTTGTTGATTTGCCTCCCCAACAGCAAAATGTCCGCATCCAGGCCACCCGCTCCGGCCGCAAAGGAAAAACGGTAACGGTGCTGACAGGTTTACAGTTATCAACCCAGGGACGGCAAACTCTACTTAAGGCCCTAAAGAACATCTGCGGCAGTGGGGGAACACTCAAGGACGATTGCCTGGAAATTCAGGGCGATCAACGGGAAAAAATTCTCGCTTATTTGTTAAAACAGGGCTACAGGGCTAAAATTAGTGGCGGTTAAGGTAGTAAAGTTAAATTATGCTTTGTTAAGTCTTTTTTCTCGCCTTCAGGGTCTTTTTCGCTGACTCTGAACCGTTTCTCCTTATCCGTCACCATGGCAACCAACCAAAAGCCCATCGGTATTATTCTTCAGGAAGCTAAATTAATTACTCCTGGGCAATTGGAAGTGGCCTTATATGAACAGAAACAATTTGAGATGTTATTGGGGGAGATTCTTTCCCACCATGGCTGGATTTCCCAGGAAACGGCGGATTTTTTCGTTGATTTATGGCCCACAATGGTGGGGCAACCCTTACAGGGACCCATTGGCTATTATCTGAAAATGGCCCATCTGCTGGATGAAGACCAAATCGAACGTATTCTACAAGAACAACAGCGATTGGGCATACGCTTTGGCTCGGTGGCGGTACTCAAGGGCTGGTTGAAGGAAGAAACCATTAACTTTTTTGTCAAAAACATTGCTAGCACGGCCAAAGATCCCCCTCCCCCGACGGCTTTGGTGCTGCCTGTTCCCCAGCTCAACGTTCTCCCCAGGCGATCGCCAAGGTCCATCGAAGCCCAGGATAAGGAAACCTATTATGAGAGCTATCACGGGGAGCCATTACCGGGCACGGAAATAGAAGAAGTGAATATTATCACCCCAGCTATACCGAGGCAGCGCTGTGACTCTCCCCGACAGGCCGCGGAAACACTAATTTTATTTGATGAACAGACAGGGTTAAATGCCCAGGGACACAACGAATGAGTTCACTGTTCTTTGGGGTTTAGGGTTTGGGTCAGCTAATCTAGGCCTGAACTTCCGCTTCCGCCACCGCATCAAAATAGGTTTTAGCCTTTTCCGGATCGGGAATCATGGTTTTGTCTCCCTCTTGCCAATCCACTGGGCAAACTTCATTGGGATGGGACTGCACATGGCGAATGGCCTTCAGCACCCGGAGGGTTTCGTCCACACTGCGGCCAAAGGAAAGATTATTGACAGTGACATATTGCAAAATGCCTTCCCGGTCAATGATAAAGAGTCCCCGCAGGGCAATGCCGACATCGGGTTCGAGCACGTTATAGGCTTGGCTAATTTCTTTTTTTAGATCTGATACTAGGGGATAGTTAATGTCGCCGATGCCCCCCAGTTTCCGTTCCGTTTGGATCCAGGCCAGGTGGGAAAATTCGCTGTCCACAGAGATGCCTAAAATTTCCGCATCCAGGGCGGTGAATTCGCTGTGGCGATCGCTAAAGGCAATGATTTCCGTGGGACAAACAAAGGTAAAGTCCAGGGGGTAAAAGAATAGCACCAGATATTTACCCCGGTAGCTGCTGAGTTTAACGGTCTGGAAGCTTTGATCAACGATCGCCGTGGCGGTGAAATCCGGTGCTGGCTGTCCTACCCTTAATACCTCTGTCATTGCTGTCCACTTGATTTAATAGTTCGAGTAAATGGTGAATTGATTGGTCTACCGACAAGGCTGGGATACTTTGAGTTCTCGCTGATTGTCGCAACTCCCCTGCCTGTCAAACCTGTTGGAGGAATTCATTAAACTAATCCAGGGCCACACCGGCATCTTGATCTGCCCAGTCTTTATCTTCCGTGGCGATCGCCGGGGGCAAATTATTAAGCAGATTGAGAATTTTATCGCCCCGTTCCAGAGATCGGTCTTCCAAAAAGGAAACTTCGGGGGTGCGCCGTAAACGCATCCGTTGCCCCAATTCCCGACGGACAAACGGGGCCGCGGAATGTAAGCCGGCCATGGTGGCAGCTTTTGCTTCGGGGGAGCCGTAAATACTGACGAAAATTTTGGCGTGCTGTAAATCGCCGGAAACCTCCACTTCCGTCACGCTAACCATGCCTGTGCCCACCCGGTCATCTTTAATTTCGTGGAGAAGCATTTGACTAACTTCCCGCTTAATTAGGGATGACACCCGGGAAACTCGACGACTGGTGGCCATAGCCCTGCTCCTCGGCAACAACAAAGTCTGGACTTGGGCAAATCTACCCAAACTCCCTCTACACGGTCAATCCTAACATGGCCCGCAGGGTGAAATAGAGAAAAATGAATCCGCTCACTAAAAGACCAATCAGGGCGATCGCCCCCACGCGATTTTTCAACAGGGGTTGGAGCCAGGTAAAAACGGAGAAAAATATCCCCAGGGTAAAAGTGATTAAATACCGGGGGTAGCGGGAAACGTTGGCTAAAAAATCACCCATGGTTATCGGTGTAATGGAATGCAACAGTCGGAGTTAACAGACTTGATTACCCCAACGATGGGGATTTTCTAAGTCCGCCCCCAGTGTAGCAATAGACCTACCTTCAAAGGCCCAACCGTTGTCGATAACTAGCCACAGTGTTAGCTAACAATAGGGTCACTGTCATGGGGCCAATGCCGCCGGGCACGGGGGTGAGGTAACTGGCTATGGGGGCAACCCCGGCAAAATCCACGTCCCCCACCAGTTTCGATTTTCCTTCCCCTAAATCCAGACGGTTAATGCCCACATCCACCACGATCGCCCCCGGTTTGACCATGTCGGCGGTGACAAATTCCGGCTTACCGATCGCCGCTACGAGAATGTCTGCTTGGCGGGTAATGTCGGCCAAGTTTTGGGTGCGAGAATGGGCAATGGTGACGGTGCAATTTTTCTCTAGCAACATCAGGGCCAGGGGTTTACCCACCAAAATACTCCGCCCCAACACCACTGCATTTTTGCCGGTCAAATCAAGGTTATATTCCGCCAACAAAGCCATCACCCCCGCTGGGGTACAACTCCTCAAGCCTGTTTCGCCCCGCACCAAATGTCCCAAATTAACGGGGTGTAACCCGTCTGCATCTTTACCGGGATCAATGGTGTGCAATAGTTTGACTGCATCAAGGTGATCCGGTAGGGGCAACTGTACCAAAATGCCGTCCACCCGTTCGTCTTCATTCAAGCTAGCGATCGCCGCTGTCAATGTTTCCTGGTCCGTATCAGCGGGGAAATGTTTACCAAAGGAAACCATGCTCAATTTTTCACAGGCTCTTTCCTTATTGCGGACGTACACTGCGCTGGCCGGATTGTCCCCCACCATCAACACTGCCAACCCCGGCGATCGATGCCCCTGGGCCACCAGTTGGGCAATGTCCCGTTGTAATTCCCCTTGCATTTTCTGGGCTAGGGCTTTACCGTCAAGAATTTGGCAGGATGGGGGTACAGCAGTCATGGGCAAAGGTAGTTGAATTTTAAATGATTTGAAATTAACTATTTGGGCAATGGGGAAGACTCGATGGCTAATTTTAGGAGTTCCCTAGGGCTTTGGAACAGCTTTTTTCCGTCCGGGGGAAATCACAGTGGGGGTTTGCAACTCTTGAGCCCGGGCCACCAGGGCCAAATCTTCGGAAAGTTGGTCGAGGTGCTGGGCATATTGCACCTGTTTTTGGATATGCTCCGTAGTGGAAACGAGATTGCTCAGCCCCTGAATGAGGCGAATTAACTGCTCCCGTAAAGCTGGATTGCCGGTGATTTGGTCCACGTCGGAAGTGATTTTTTCCAAGTTTTGGGTAGCGGCCCGGGCGGACTCCAACAACTGCTGTAACAAAATGATCGTCTGGGGATCATTGAGGCGATCGGC containing:
- a CDS encoding TRAP transporter large permease subunit; protein product: MENYDWLGPMMFVGALVFLGFGYPVAFSLGGVAILFAIIGAALGSFDPIFLSAMPQRIFGIMANGTLLAIPFFIFLGSMLERSGIAEQLLETMGIILGHLRGGLALAVILVGTMLAATTGVVAATVVAMGLISLPIMLRYGYSKELASGVIVASGTLGQIIPPSVVLIVLADQLGVSVGDLFIGSLLPGLMMAGSFALYVLIIAWLKPTLAPALPMEVRNIGGQELRRRIVTVMLPPLILILLVLGSIFFGIASPTEAGAVGSIGAIALAYFNQRLNWKSLWQVCDATLRITSMVMLILLGSTAFSLVFRGLEGDRFMFDLLANVPGGQIGFLAISMLTIFILGFFIDFFEIAFIVLPLFKPVAEALNLDLVWYGVIVGANLQTSFLTPPFGFALFYLRGVAPASLTTGQIYRGAVPFIGLQILVLLLIIVFPALVNWLPSLSVQ
- a CDS encoding transporter substrate-binding domain-containing protein, which produces MRGTILASCVLSLTLGFSANVTAQTMAVEINGMAMASREASLETIRQRGKLRVGIKDNLRPLGFRDGQGQLVGLEIALAHRLALALLGDEKAVELIPVQNQDRLPLLLNGDVDFIIAQMGQNPARDRLVDFSPPYYLDGVGLISKNQQLTNLERQQPHTIAVLNNSGTIPVIKQAFPQATLVGVDSYDQAYRALEQGQAMAFAGDNSVLSGWVQSQPDYYHWPLQLTVNPLAIAMAKGLQHQALQREVNQTLLELRASGWLRQQWKMWGLPF
- a CDS encoding pentapeptide repeat-containing protein — protein: MLPLIRIATAQTRWTKRGNSYHSRHGASLSMNINPLLRAYEHGVRHFPRENLQNADLSGFTLISVDFERANLIGCNLQRTFLTKARLDHCQMNWADLTYAKLNQADLTCADLTKASLYGAFAVKTNFQGAKLTGATLGHANLRGANLAGANLAGANVFAVNLREANLQGADLSWANLQESRLSLANLNGAKLWEADLRRAFMKEMDLSNICLQGLAMDGAKLTGSCLRGADCRRSSLRGANLRGTDLTGANFTGADLTGADLTGANLSQVIWNSTVAQRDHWQEAIADPAMLREGVVGLGYLQDNHNSHQGRQGININCFGGLKAAYAG
- a CDS encoding translation initiation factor — its product is MARSQPPARIVYQEFGPLAEPASEEVVDLPPQQQNVRIQATRSGRKGKTVTVLTGLQLSTQGRQTLLKALKNICGSGGTLKDDCLEIQGDQREKILAYLLKQGYRAKISGG
- a CDS encoding peroxiredoxin, with translation MTEVLRVGQPAPDFTATAIVDQSFQTVKLSSYRGKYLVLFFYPLDFTFVCPTEIIAFSDRHSEFTALDAEILGISVDSEFSHLAWIQTERKLGGIGDINYPLVSDLKKEISQAYNVLEPDVGIALRGLFIIDREGILQYVTVNNLSFGRSVDETLRVLKAIRHVQSHPNEVCPVDWQEGDKTMIPDPEKAKTYFDAVAEAEVQA
- the rbfA gene encoding 30S ribosome-binding factor RbfA, which gives rise to MATSRRVSRVSSLIKREVSQMLLHEIKDDRVGTGMVSVTEVEVSGDLQHAKIFVSIYGSPEAKAATMAGLHSAAPFVRRELGQRMRLRRTPEVSFLEDRSLERGDKILNLLNNLPPAIATEDKDWADQDAGVALD
- a CDS encoding DUF751 family protein; amino-acid sequence: MGDFLANVSRYPRYLITFTLGIFFSVFTWLQPLLKNRVGAIALIGLLVSGFIFLYFTLRAMLGLTV
- the folD gene encoding bifunctional methylenetetrahydrofolate dehydrogenase/methenyltetrahydrofolate cyclohydrolase FolD, which encodes MTAVPPSCQILDGKALAQKMQGELQRDIAQLVAQGHRSPGLAVLMVGDNPASAVYVRNKERACEKLSMVSFGKHFPADTDQETLTAAIASLNEDERVDGILVQLPLPDHLDAVKLLHTIDPGKDADGLHPVNLGHLVRGETGLRSCTPAGVMALLAEYNLDLTGKNAVVLGRSILVGKPLALMLLEKNCTVTIAHSRTQNLADITRQADILVAAIGKPEFVTADMVKPGAIVVDVGINRLDLGEGKSKLVGDVDFAGVAPIASYLTPVPGGIGPMTVTLLLANTVASYRQRLGL